From Synechococcus sp. A10-1-5-1, a single genomic window includes:
- a CDS encoding efflux RND transporter permease subunit — protein sequence MTPPRRTLSDLFLRRPVFSLVLSLLLLLMGALSLSGLQVENLPGIAPGRVSVRSSYPGGSPEVVEQGVTALIEQQLNGLERLESIRSSSSGSGSSIQLNFRGGSPELNQVNTQNEIAQVLRRLPAQVARLGVQVRRSSDDLLMILSFSADPQRYTPQFLNGWVSQVVQQRLQRVEGVGDVRLFGGSPLAFRLWLNPAALLERQLTINDVERALQAQNVLAALGQTGEAPMPPGQATTLPLEMEGRLRSRAELEQLVVGEGPEGGVVLLSDIGRVSLGSESYDAVATNLQGRSAVAIGVYQRDGTNALAVSESVEQALEELQPDIPPGIDLQLIVNEAETIRTSIGETAGSLRDAVLLVFLALLLGLGNSRLALISALAVPVSLLGSITLIKLAGGSINTLSLFGMVLASGLVVDDAIVVSEDIGRRLEAGASPLAAARESMAELGGAVVATSLVLVVVFLPVIGLEGSVGRLYAPIAISISAAIAVSTFNAISFTPVAASRLLHAEQREPAWLLRWIDPPRRWLESLEEPYSRWLEGSLKLRRRVMASVLVGLLVTALGLSWRPTAFIPQEDNGQLRGVVVLPEGLSLQRTEAVMTQVQQLASADPAIRTGNFYAGRSFGDSTPNKGLLFLRLKPIGERGPGRPSTEAVAKRLNRLLRQQISGATVIVSQAPSVRGFSSEGGLELELLDTSNGQLSLQQFAGEAQRLIQAANATGLFERVSTRFSADSPLLRLEPDRLQMASLGVELSQLVSTLQASLGSSYVNDSFEGDQVRRVIVQLDGSGRRNLDDVLALQVRSKTGALIPVGQLVQVEASSGASTINHSRLVRSISIRALPASGVSTGQAMAALERLQQQLGGRSTDLAWRGLAEEERRSGGSTFRVFALAVFVMGLVLAGLYENLLDPFIILITVPLALLGALGGLVLRGLPLDVYGQMGLLVLVALAAKNGILIVEFANQRLREGLNLDQAIRESARSRLRPILLTAISSLAGFLPLLLASGSSASSRISIGTVVFFGLLVATVLSLFVVPSSYRLIKGWELQLKARRTHA from the coding sequence ATGACTCCGCCGAGGCGGACCCTCTCAGATCTGTTCCTGAGACGGCCCGTATTCAGCTTGGTGCTGAGCTTGCTCCTGCTGCTGATGGGGGCCCTCAGCTTGAGCGGCTTACAGGTGGAAAACCTGCCGGGCATTGCCCCTGGTCGCGTCAGTGTTCGGAGCTCTTACCCCGGGGGAAGCCCGGAGGTGGTCGAGCAGGGGGTCACGGCTCTGATCGAGCAGCAACTCAATGGGCTTGAGCGACTGGAGAGCATCCGCTCAAGCAGTAGTGGCAGCGGCAGCAGCATTCAGCTGAACTTCCGCGGCGGCTCCCCCGAGCTCAACCAGGTCAACACCCAAAACGAAATCGCCCAGGTCCTTCGACGACTGCCGGCCCAGGTCGCCCGCCTCGGCGTTCAGGTCAGACGCAGCTCCGATGACCTCTTGATGATCCTGAGCTTCAGCGCTGATCCCCAGCGCTACACGCCGCAGTTTCTGAACGGCTGGGTGAGTCAAGTCGTGCAGCAACGGCTGCAGCGGGTCGAGGGGGTCGGCGATGTCCGCCTCTTTGGCGGCAGCCCTCTGGCCTTCCGGCTCTGGCTGAATCCCGCGGCGCTGCTCGAGCGGCAACTGACGATCAACGATGTGGAACGGGCCCTTCAGGCCCAAAACGTCTTGGCTGCCCTGGGGCAAACCGGTGAAGCGCCCATGCCTCCCGGACAGGCCACCACCCTCCCACTGGAGATGGAGGGACGGCTCCGCAGCAGAGCGGAACTCGAGCAACTGGTCGTTGGGGAGGGGCCCGAGGGCGGGGTCGTTCTCCTGAGTGACATCGGGCGGGTGAGCCTGGGCAGCGAGAGCTATGACGCCGTCGCCACGAACCTCCAGGGCCGCAGCGCAGTCGCCATTGGGGTCTACCAACGCGATGGCACCAATGCCCTCGCCGTCAGCGAATCCGTGGAGCAGGCCCTGGAGGAGCTCCAGCCAGATATCCCCCCGGGCATTGATCTACAGCTGATCGTCAACGAAGCGGAGACGATTCGCACCAGCATTGGCGAAACCGCGGGCAGCCTCAGGGATGCGGTCCTGCTGGTCTTCCTTGCCCTACTGCTGGGGCTCGGCAACAGTCGCCTGGCCCTGATCAGCGCCCTGGCCGTCCCGGTCTCCCTGCTCGGATCGATCACCTTGATCAAGCTGGCCGGTGGCTCGATCAACACCCTCAGCCTGTTTGGAATGGTGCTGGCCTCGGGCCTGGTGGTGGACGACGCCATCGTCGTCAGCGAGGACATCGGACGCCGCTTGGAAGCGGGGGCCTCCCCCTTGGCCGCTGCCCGTGAGTCCATGGCCGAACTCGGCGGAGCGGTGGTCGCAACCTCTCTGGTGCTGGTGGTGGTCTTCCTCCCGGTGATCGGTCTGGAGGGAAGCGTGGGCCGCCTTTATGCCCCGATCGCCATCAGCATCAGTGCGGCCATCGCCGTGTCGACGTTCAACGCCATCAGCTTTACCCCGGTGGCAGCGAGCCGCTTGCTCCATGCCGAGCAGCGCGAGCCCGCCTGGCTGCTGCGTTGGATTGATCCGCCCCGGCGCTGGCTTGAATCCTTGGAGGAGCCCTACAGCCGTTGGTTGGAGGGTTCCCTGAAGCTCCGCCGTCGCGTCATGGCCAGCGTCTTGGTGGGCCTACTCGTCACAGCCCTGGGCTTGAGCTGGAGGCCCACGGCCTTTATTCCCCAGGAGGACAACGGGCAGTTGAGGGGGGTGGTGGTCCTGCCGGAGGGGCTCTCGCTGCAGCGCACCGAGGCCGTGATGACCCAGGTCCAACAACTGGCTTCGGCGGACCCGGCGATTCGAACCGGCAATTTCTATGCCGGACGGTCCTTCGGCGACAGCACCCCCAACAAGGGCCTGCTCTTTCTGCGGCTCAAACCGATCGGTGAGCGAGGGCCTGGCCGTCCCAGCACCGAAGCGGTGGCCAAACGGCTCAACCGTTTACTGCGACAACAGATCTCAGGGGCGACGGTGATCGTGAGCCAAGCGCCCAGCGTGCGCGGATTCAGCAGCGAAGGGGGCCTGGAGCTGGAGCTACTGGATACCAGCAATGGGCAGTTGTCCCTGCAGCAATTTGCTGGGGAGGCCCAACGGCTGATCCAAGCCGCGAATGCCACTGGTCTGTTTGAGCGGGTCTCAACCCGCTTCAGCGCCGATTCACCGCTGTTGCGCCTGGAGCCCGATCGACTGCAGATGGCCTCCCTCGGGGTGGAACTGAGCCAATTGGTGAGCACCTTGCAGGCCAGTTTGGGCAGCAGCTATGTCAACGACAGCTTTGAGGGCGACCAGGTCCGCCGGGTGATTGTTCAACTCGATGGCTCAGGACGGCGCAATCTCGATGACGTCCTGGCTCTGCAGGTGCGCTCCAAAACAGGAGCGCTGATTCCCGTCGGCCAGCTTGTTCAGGTGGAGGCCTCGAGCGGAGCGAGCACGATCAACCACAGCCGCTTGGTGCGCTCCATCAGCATCCGCGCCCTGCCGGCCTCTGGGGTGAGCACCGGGCAAGCCATGGCGGCATTGGAGCGGCTGCAACAGCAGCTCGGCGGCCGCAGCACCGACCTGGCCTGGAGGGGACTGGCCGAGGAAGAGAGACGCTCAGGCGGCAGCACCTTCCGGGTCTTTGCCCTGGCGGTGTTCGTGATGGGGCTGGTGCTCGCCGGCCTCTACGAGAACCTGCTGGACCCCTTCATCATCTTGATCACCGTCCCGCTGGCCCTGCTGGGGGCGCTGGGGGGCCTGGTGCTGCGGGGGCTGCCGCTCGACGTCTATGGCCAGATGGGGCTGCTGGTCCTGGTGGCCCTGGCAGCCAAAAACGGAATCTTGATCGTGGAATTCGCTAATCAACGGTTGCGGGAGGGGCTGAACCTGGACCAGGCCATCCGCGAGTCCGCCCGCT
- a CDS encoding peptidase, with translation MELPPPACSLASEVRPWSSQGPLLIKARAVSDNGVGYSRRLKTTPAGWPSRPHWCVWVEPVSAKGPGAIWEQRWHQAVQAALSTWQDQLPIQVVSDPLRAQVLVERRRPPRLNNRASNGRALLQLREVQREQRWQREPLVTVLISPGQAQTAIQATSLHELGHAFGLWGHSDQAGDALAVKAGPIPVLELSPRDRATLRWLQEQPGLNQADLPSTQP, from the coding sequence ATGGAGCTTCCGCCTCCAGCCTGCTCCCTGGCCTCCGAAGTGCGCCCCTGGTCCAGCCAGGGGCCGCTCCTGATCAAGGCGAGAGCCGTCAGCGACAACGGCGTTGGCTACAGCCGCCGCCTCAAGACCACCCCCGCAGGCTGGCCAAGCCGCCCGCACTGGTGCGTCTGGGTTGAGCCCGTGAGCGCCAAGGGGCCTGGGGCCATCTGGGAGCAGCGCTGGCACCAAGCCGTGCAGGCCGCCCTGAGCACCTGGCAGGACCAGCTACCGATCCAAGTGGTCTCCGATCCACTGCGGGCCCAGGTCCTCGTGGAGCGGCGCCGACCTCCACGGCTGAACAACCGCGCCAGCAATGGCAGGGCGCTGCTCCAACTGCGGGAGGTGCAGCGGGAACAGCGCTGGCAGCGGGAGCCCCTGGTGACGGTGCTGATCAGCCCCGGGCAAGCCCAAACGGCGATTCAAGCCACCAGCCTCCATGAGCTAGGCCACGCCTTCGGGCTCTGGGGCCACAGCGACCAAGCCGGCGATGCCCTGGCCGTCAAAGCCGGGCCAATCCCCGTCCTGGAACTGAGCCCCAGAGATCGGGCCACCCTGAGATGGTTGCAAGAACAGCCGGGGCTGAACCAGGCTGATCTGCCCTCTACCCAGCCATGA
- a CDS encoding DUF2214 family protein, whose translation MPAPALIADIAPTVLTRAGVAYVHYLSFMLCFGALVLERRLIQPNPNRKDATLMVITDVVYGMAALALLVSGILRVMYFGQGSEFYTENPLFWWKVGLYLSVGGLSLYPTVTYILWAIPLRKGELPQVSEALAKRLSWILNIELVGFALIPFLATLMARGVGLPG comes from the coding sequence ATGCCCGCCCCGGCTCTGATCGCCGACATCGCACCGACCGTTCTCACCCGAGCGGGCGTGGCCTACGTCCACTACCTGAGCTTCATGCTCTGCTTTGGCGCCCTGGTGCTGGAGCGTCGCTTGATCCAGCCCAACCCGAACCGCAAGGACGCCACCTTGATGGTGATCACTGATGTGGTCTACGGAATGGCCGCGCTTGCCCTGCTGGTGAGCGGCATCCTTCGGGTGATGTACTTCGGTCAGGGCTCGGAGTTCTACACGGAGAATCCGCTGTTCTGGTGGAAGGTCGGCCTCTATCTCTCCGTTGGTGGCCTCTCCCTCTACCCAACCGTCACCTACATCCTCTGGGCCATCCCCCTACGCAAAGGGGAGCTGCCTCAGGTCAGCGAAGCCCTGGCCAAACGCCTGTCCTGGATCCTCAACATTGAATTGGTGGGCTTCGCCCTGATCCCCTTCCTCGCCACCTTGATGGCCCGGGGCGTCGGGCTGCCGGGTTAA
- a CDS encoding sigma-70 family RNA polymerase sigma factor, with the protein MASSLSAFLGEIGRHQLLTPEQELMLGRKVQAMVQLHERCTMAGGVGEACAYNDIEKRTMRVGERAKDQMITANLRLVVNLAKRYQGKGLDLLDLIQEGTLGLTRAVEKYDPTRGHRFSTYAYWWIRQGLNRALSTQSRTIRIPVNVNEKLTRLRAAKARLMQRNGMAPNSQQLAIAMGLPLDEIEDLLGCELRSVTVSLQGIVKSKSDPTELVDVLPSEDLPPMERCELAERNAAVWKLLDQSNLTPKERTVVMLRFGLDGSHEWRTLAEVARLLGCSREYCRQVVQRALRKLRKVGIQSGLVDVNSVVQ; encoded by the coding sequence ATGGCCAGCTCGCTGAGTGCTTTTTTGGGTGAAATTGGTCGTCACCAGTTGTTGACGCCAGAGCAAGAGCTGATGCTTGGCCGCAAGGTACAAGCGATGGTGCAGTTGCATGAGCGCTGCACCATGGCTGGTGGTGTTGGCGAGGCCTGCGCCTACAACGACATCGAAAAGCGCACGATGCGCGTCGGCGAGCGGGCGAAAGATCAGATGATTACGGCCAACCTGCGCTTGGTGGTTAACCTGGCAAAGCGCTACCAGGGCAAGGGACTTGACCTGTTGGACCTCATCCAAGAGGGAACCCTTGGGTTGACTCGGGCGGTTGAAAAGTACGACCCCACCCGTGGCCACCGGTTCAGTACTTATGCCTACTGGTGGATTCGTCAGGGCCTGAACCGTGCTCTCTCGACCCAAAGTCGCACGATTCGCATTCCTGTCAATGTCAATGAAAAGTTGACACGTTTGCGGGCGGCGAAGGCTCGCTTGATGCAGCGCAATGGAATGGCGCCCAACTCTCAACAGTTGGCGATAGCAATGGGCCTGCCTCTTGATGAAATTGAAGATTTGCTCGGTTGTGAGCTCCGTAGCGTCACCGTCAGCCTGCAGGGCATCGTCAAATCCAAATCCGATCCCACGGAGCTGGTGGATGTGTTGCCGAGTGAGGACCTTCCGCCGATGGAGCGTTGCGAACTGGCTGAGCGCAATGCCGCGGTCTGGAAGCTCTTGGATCAGTCAAACCTCACCCCGAAAGAGCGCACCGTGGTGATGCTGCGCTTTGGTCTCGATGGCAGCCATGAATGGCGCACCCTCGCGGAGGTTGCTCGCTTGCTGGGCTGCAGTCGGGAGTACTGCCGTCAGGTCGTCCAGCGGGCTCTGCGCAAGCTACGCAAAGTTGGAATCCAAAGCGGATTGGTCGATGTCAATTCCGTCGTGCAGTAG
- a CDS encoding YkvA family protein has product MAVDPAAQPIDAQVLGSTEVDEGALRRLLRRAGRAIARPAIECLELMLDPGTPPQVRLTMLAALTYLFVPVDLIPDFIPAAGFSDDLVALTALLGLCTSHMSDPIRMRAQRKLDRWFPPTR; this is encoded by the coding sequence ATGGCTGTCGATCCTGCTGCCCAGCCCATTGATGCCCAGGTGCTGGGCAGCACGGAGGTCGATGAGGGCGCGCTGCGGCGGTTGTTGCGCCGTGCCGGCCGTGCCATCGCCCGGCCAGCCATTGAATGCTTGGAGCTGATGTTGGATCCAGGCACACCGCCTCAGGTCCGGCTGACCATGCTGGCGGCCCTGACTTATCTGTTTGTGCCGGTTGATCTGATCCCCGATTTCATCCCAGCAGCGGGCTTCAGTGATGACCTGGTGGCCTTGACCGCCCTGCTGGGTCTTTGCACAAGTCACATGAGCGACCCCATTCGGATGCGGGCGCAGCGCAAACTGGATCGCTGGTTTCCCCCGACGCGCTGA
- a CDS encoding phosphate-starvation-inducible PsiE family protein, which yields MKSLFCDRTFLRGISGFERALAKVLSVTLTVVLVVATLQLLIVLGSDLLDLQVNWTGEGLVGLLDQVLVILIAVEVLQNLTAYLREHVVQIELVLVTALTAVARKVIVFPPGMQKDPAVLIGLGVAIVSLAAAYWLVRQSHLKRPPTRTEPATPSQDPDRLP from the coding sequence TTGAAGTCTCTGTTTTGTGATCGCACCTTCCTGAGAGGGATCTCAGGGTTTGAGCGCGCGCTGGCCAAGGTCCTCTCGGTCACCCTCACGGTGGTCCTGGTGGTGGCGACCCTGCAACTGTTGATTGTCCTAGGCAGCGACCTGCTGGATCTCCAGGTCAACTGGACCGGTGAGGGCCTGGTGGGTCTCCTGGATCAAGTCCTGGTGATCTTGATTGCCGTGGAGGTCCTCCAGAACCTCACCGCCTACCTGCGGGAACACGTCGTTCAGATCGAGTTGGTGCTGGTGACGGCGTTGACGGCGGTCGCCCGAAAGGTGATCGTCTTCCCTCCGGGGATGCAGAAGGACCCGGCTGTGCTGATCGGCTTGGGGGTGGCGATCGTCTCCTTGGCGGCGGCCTACTGGCTGGTTCGTCAATCGCACCTCAAGCGTCCGCCGACCAGAACAGAGCCAGCCACACCGTCCCAGGATCCGGATCGGTTGCCGTAA
- a CDS encoding Nif11 domain/cupin domain-containing protein: MAEAQLQQFLKKIEQLNAFVALSEAQPEVRQALQDCSNHHDVVQLAAQFGFEIGRRWGDSSPKQPRPTDQPNLLRGDRPTSGQERTDVLASGQHWRLERIHSCQASSPAEGWYDQEDSEWVLVLQGSASLQFEDEESPRDLCVGDALLIAPHRRHRVTATDPDPGTVWLALFWSADA; the protein is encoded by the coding sequence ATGGCCGAAGCCCAGCTCCAACAGTTCCTCAAGAAGATCGAGCAACTCAATGCCTTCGTGGCCTTGAGCGAAGCCCAGCCCGAGGTTCGGCAAGCGCTGCAGGACTGCAGCAATCACCACGATGTGGTCCAACTGGCGGCCCAGTTCGGGTTTGAGATCGGCCGGCGCTGGGGGGACAGCAGCCCCAAACAACCGAGACCCACGGATCAACCGAATCTGCTGCGGGGGGACCGCCCCACATCAGGCCAGGAGCGAACCGATGTACTGGCCAGCGGTCAGCATTGGCGCCTCGAGCGGATTCACTCCTGTCAGGCCAGCAGCCCAGCGGAAGGGTGGTACGACCAGGAGGACAGTGAATGGGTTCTGGTGCTCCAGGGGAGCGCCTCACTGCAATTTGAAGACGAAGAGTCGCCTCGGGACCTTTGCGTCGGCGATGCGCTGTTGATCGCACCGCACCGCCGGCATCGGGTTACGGCAACCGATCCGGATCCTGGGACGGTGTGGCTGGCTCTGTTCTGGTCGGCGGACGCTTGA
- a CDS encoding GNAT family N-acetyltransferase, whose protein sequence is MHRIRELRREEHCEAIRIYQQAVLSCDQELYTEAQREAWASQGSSIRIQLQRGHALASEQDDGRIVAFALRDPRQRLALLYCHPRAQRHGHGRALIEAVEAQAARDALLELQTEASLISTPLLLKLGWRIRWREELLIRGVSFERFNLSKGLKPILS, encoded by the coding sequence ATGCATCGAATCCGAGAATTACGCAGGGAGGAGCACTGTGAAGCGATCAGGATTTATCAGCAGGCGGTGCTGAGTTGCGACCAGGAGCTGTACACAGAGGCACAAAGAGAAGCCTGGGCTAGTCAAGGGTCTTCCATTCGCATACAGCTTCAGCGTGGCCATGCGCTTGCAAGCGAACAGGACGATGGCCGAATCGTCGCTTTTGCCCTACGGGATCCCCGCCAGCGCCTGGCCTTGCTCTACTGCCACCCCCGGGCCCAACGCCATGGCCATGGACGCGCCCTGATTGAGGCCGTGGAAGCGCAAGCAGCGCGGGACGCGCTCTTGGAGCTGCAGACCGAAGCCAGCCTGATCTCCACTCCGCTGTTGCTGAAGCTCGGCTGGCGGATCCGCTGGAGAGAAGAGCTGTTGATCCGTGGGGTGAGCTTCGAGCGGTTCAACCTGAGCAAAGGGCTGAAACCGATACTGAGCTGA
- a CDS encoding AbrB family transcriptional regulator, whose amino-acid sequence MLTGSDLLAKVKELGDVSKSDIVRACGYVSSKKDGGERLNFTAFYEALLEAKGVELGVSSKVGKGGRKLSYTATVQGNGNLLIGKAYTAMLDLQPGDEFEIKLGRKQIRLIPAGGSDEDEE is encoded by the coding sequence ATGCTCACCGGTTCCGATCTGCTGGCCAAGGTTAAAGAGCTTGGCGATGTAAGTAAGTCCGATATCGTTCGTGCTTGCGGTTATGTCTCCTCCAAGAAGGATGGTGGTGAGCGCCTGAACTTCACCGCTTTTTACGAGGCACTCCTGGAGGCCAAGGGCGTTGAACTGGGCGTCAGCAGCAAGGTTGGTAAAGGCGGTCGCAAGCTCAGCTACACCGCCACCGTTCAGGGCAACGGCAACCTGCTGATTGGCAAGGCCTACACCGCCATGCTTGATCTGCAGCCCGGCGACGAATTCGAAATCAAGCTCGGCCGTAAGCAGATTCGTCTGATTCCCGCCGGTGGTAGCGACGAGGACGAGGAGTGA
- a CDS encoding AAA family ATPase gives MHLLSCRLQRVRQHLDLQLTFGRQLTLIGGVNESGKSTLVEALHKTLFLRSTATGRGVEELRSRTHGGLPEIELCFAANGERWSLRKRFAGAGGTCQLSNQQGQALSGPAAEEELARLLGLEGPIEGRRIAQLPERWAHLWVRQGDSGFNPLEGKPESYDYERLLQQLQSKTDLGTLQSSLDRQVVEQLQQRLGQLFTPTGRIKAGSPLAQVIQKEQDCLAQLNEARQQLRELEQAMERLGTIAERLRTIDQELRPGLLRERELEQQQQLLQAELEPVLLQRNTLEQQQKQRQELERTQQEQRKEQLLLQQQLAESDEHQKLRTTQRRQDEQQIAAAQEQLQTLRLRQEAIRQRIALQQLRRERQQLESHQQEMNRLQSEASRLKQTLAELPPIDAEQVRGFRRAEQAAAQAEARLEAMATSIEVLQSNQVIQLAGEAIQPGERRQLNSISDLQVGDGVRLRVSPGGGESLPQAQAQLEHCRKECQLLAQRLGAANSEAAETIEQQRRSLERDLINLRNAAKAIPWSGLSERLNALLPRQHELEQTIAQDSQEGLPEDATALEGLDGELRQAIQQQGTALDRQQQHQQQQRQQEETQARQLEERRNRLEQLGGSLAMLNARLQQESQGESPEAVAERLKRLEQQLLERRAALTAIDSERKRLQHQRPGSLGAAQRLEQLDQEKEQLLNERGQNEQLCASLGAQNPTAQLELAQARWENAQLDRRNQEREAQALQLLQEHFHQAQAELANRYSEPLCSALNPYLEVLLNTGPERALLEFNPKHGFQQLQLLQDTQAYAFAQLSGGMREQLSGALRLAMAEVLMGAYDGALPLVFDDAFTNTDRQRLAQLQAMLHRGMEQGIQLILLSCHPEDYQDVLNWAKKKPLESLEGASGVEVNLSR, from the coding sequence ATGCACCTGCTTTCCTGTCGCCTGCAACGGGTCCGTCAACACCTGGATCTGCAGCTGACCTTTGGTCGCCAACTGACCCTGATTGGCGGGGTCAATGAATCCGGCAAAAGCACCCTCGTCGAGGCGCTGCATAAAACCCTGTTCCTACGGTCCACCGCCACCGGTCGCGGGGTCGAGGAGCTCCGCTCGCGAACCCATGGCGGCCTGCCGGAGATCGAGCTCTGCTTTGCCGCCAACGGGGAGCGTTGGAGCCTGCGTAAACGCTTCGCCGGCGCCGGGGGAACCTGTCAGCTCAGCAACCAGCAGGGTCAAGCCCTCAGCGGTCCCGCGGCGGAAGAGGAGCTGGCGCGCCTGCTGGGTCTGGAGGGGCCTATCGAAGGACGGCGGATCGCCCAACTTCCAGAACGCTGGGCTCACCTCTGGGTGCGGCAGGGGGACTCGGGTTTCAACCCCTTGGAGGGAAAACCCGAGAGCTACGACTACGAGCGGCTGCTCCAACAGCTCCAGTCCAAGACCGATCTGGGGACCCTGCAGTCCTCCCTTGATCGCCAGGTCGTCGAGCAGCTCCAGCAGCGTCTGGGCCAGTTGTTCACCCCAACGGGCCGCATCAAAGCCGGCTCCCCGCTGGCCCAGGTCATCCAGAAGGAACAGGACTGCCTTGCGCAGCTGAACGAGGCCAGGCAGCAGCTACGCGAACTCGAGCAGGCCATGGAGCGGCTGGGGACCATCGCCGAACGCCTGAGGACCATTGATCAGGAGTTGCGGCCGGGCTTACTGCGGGAGCGGGAACTGGAGCAGCAACAACAACTGCTGCAGGCAGAACTGGAGCCCGTGCTGCTGCAACGGAACACCCTCGAGCAGCAGCAAAAGCAACGGCAGGAACTCGAGCGCACCCAACAGGAGCAACGCAAAGAGCAGCTCCTTCTCCAACAGCAACTGGCCGAGTCCGACGAGCACCAGAAACTCAGGACAACCCAACGGCGGCAGGACGAACAGCAGATCGCTGCAGCTCAGGAGCAGCTGCAAACGTTGCGGCTCCGGCAGGAGGCGATTCGACAACGCATTGCTCTCCAGCAACTGCGGCGGGAGCGTCAACAGCTCGAATCCCACCAGCAGGAGATGAACCGCCTGCAGTCGGAAGCCTCCCGGCTGAAGCAAACCCTGGCCGAACTGCCGCCGATCGATGCGGAACAGGTGCGTGGCTTCCGGCGGGCCGAGCAAGCCGCCGCCCAAGCGGAGGCGCGGCTGGAGGCCATGGCCACCAGCATCGAAGTTCTCCAAAGCAATCAAGTCATCCAGCTCGCCGGAGAAGCGATCCAACCCGGGGAGAGGCGTCAGCTCAACAGCATTAGCGACCTGCAGGTCGGCGACGGTGTTCGCCTCAGGGTGAGTCCCGGTGGCGGCGAATCCTTGCCCCAGGCCCAAGCCCAACTGGAGCATTGCCGCAAGGAATGCCAGCTCCTGGCGCAACGGCTTGGGGCCGCCAACAGCGAAGCGGCGGAGACGATTGAGCAACAACGACGCAGCCTCGAGCGGGATCTCATCAACCTGCGCAACGCCGCCAAGGCCATCCCCTGGTCTGGGCTGAGTGAGCGCCTCAACGCCTTGCTGCCGCGGCAGCATGAGCTCGAGCAAACCATCGCTCAGGACAGCCAGGAGGGACTGCCGGAGGACGCCACGGCGCTCGAAGGACTGGATGGGGAACTGCGCCAGGCGATTCAGCAGCAAGGCACCGCTCTTGACCGCCAGCAACAACACCAACAACAGCAGCGGCAACAGGAAGAAACCCAGGCCCGCCAACTGGAGGAACGCCGCAACCGCCTCGAGCAACTCGGAGGCTCCTTAGCCATGCTCAACGCGCGACTCCAACAGGAATCCCAAGGCGAGTCCCCCGAGGCCGTCGCCGAGCGGCTGAAGCGTCTGGAGCAACAGCTGCTAGAGCGGCGTGCCGCACTGACGGCCATCGACAGTGAGCGAAAACGACTGCAGCACCAGCGCCCCGGATCTCTGGGGGCGGCCCAGCGACTCGAGCAGCTCGACCAGGAGAAAGAGCAGCTGCTGAATGAGCGGGGACAGAACGAGCAACTCTGCGCCAGCCTCGGAGCCCAAAACCCCACCGCTCAACTGGAGCTGGCCCAGGCCCGCTGGGAAAACGCCCAACTGGACAGGCGCAACCAGGAGCGTGAAGCCCAAGCCCTGCAACTGCTGCAGGAGCACTTCCACCAGGCCCAGGCGGAACTCGCCAATCGCTACAGCGAACCGCTCTGCTCGGCCCTCAATCCCTACCTCGAGGTTCTGCTGAATACAGGGCCAGAACGGGCCCTACTGGAATTCAATCCCAAACATGGCTTCCAGCAATTGCAACTGCTGCAAGACACCCAGGCCTATGCGTTTGCGCAGCTCAGTGGAGGAATGCGCGAACAACTCTCTGGGGCCCTGCGCCTGGCCATGGCCGAAGTCCTGATGGGTGCCTATGACGGCGCTCTGCCCTTGGTTTTCGACGATGCCTTTACCAACACCGACCGGCAGCGGCTAGCGCAATTGCAAGCGATGCTGCATCGCGGCATGGAGCAAGGCATTCAACTCATCCTGCTGAGCTGCCATCCTGAGGACTATCAAGACGTCCTGAACTGGGCAAAAAAAAAACCCCTCGAATCGCTCGAGGGGGCGTCTGGAGTCGAAGTGAATCTCAGCCGTTGA